A single genomic interval of Chloroflexota bacterium harbors:
- a CDS encoding ABC transporter permease has protein sequence MIQFLTRRLVRAVIALWGIVTIVFIVMRLSGDPVPLMLPPDAPTAEMNRVRAELGLDQPIPVQYLVFIGNVLRGDLGRSIHMRQPAVSIALERLPATFELAFVAFTLAIVVALPAGLISAAKRNSVWDNLAMFLALVGQSAPTFYIGIMLILVLGLQLGWFPVSGRGTGDWLNPKDWPTMLWHVFLPAITLGAFAMASIARLTRSAVLDVMRSDYIRTARAKGLSDIVVLLRHNLKNAAIPIVTIMGLQFGTLLGGAVVTETVFSWPGIGLLAIKSIGSRDYPIVQASVLLVAMAFVVVNFLVDLAYGWLDPRIRYA, from the coding sequence ATGATTCAGTTTTTGACGCGTCGACTCGTGCGGGCCGTCATCGCCCTCTGGGGCATCGTCACCATCGTCTTCATCGTGATGCGGCTCTCGGGCGATCCGGTGCCGCTGATGCTCCCGCCGGATGCGCCGACGGCCGAGATGAACCGGGTCCGCGCCGAGCTCGGCCTCGATCAGCCGATCCCAGTGCAGTACCTCGTGTTTATCGGCAACGTGCTACGCGGCGACCTTGGCCGCTCGATTCACATGCGGCAGCCGGCCGTGTCTATCGCGCTGGAGCGGCTGCCGGCCACGTTCGAGCTGGCGTTCGTCGCCTTCACCCTGGCCATTGTGGTGGCGTTGCCGGCTGGCCTGATCTCGGCGGCGAAGCGCAACTCCGTCTGGGACAACCTGGCCATGTTCCTGGCGCTGGTCGGGCAATCCGCTCCGACCTTCTACATCGGGATCATGCTGATCCTGGTGCTCGGGCTGCAGCTGGGCTGGTTCCCGGTCTCGGGGCGCGGGACCGGCGACTGGCTCAACCCGAAGGATTGGCCGACGATGCTCTGGCACGTCTTCTTGCCGGCCATCACCCTTGGCGCGTTCGCGATGGCCAGCATCGCGCGGTTGACGCGGTCGGCCGTCCTCGACGTGATGCGGTCCGACTACATCCGGACGGCGCGCGCCAAAGGCCTGAGCGACATCGTCGTGCTGCTGCGCCACAACCTCAAGAACGCCGCCATTCCCATCGTCACGATCATGGGGCTGCAGTTCGGGACGCTGCTGGGCGGCGCGGTGGTCACCGAGACGGTCTTCTCCTGGCCGGGCATCGGACTGCTGGCCATCAAGTCGATTGGCAGCCGCGACTACCCCATCGTGCAGGCATCGGTGCTGCTGGTGGCGATGGCGTTCGTGGTCGTCAACTTCCTGGTCGATCTGGCGTACGGCTGGCTTGACCCGAGGATTCGGTACGCATGA
- a CDS encoding ABC transporter permease, producing the protein MAEPAVALAVPSPQVIRGGPTWGYHLRRVPPVVWVCAAVLVLMIGAAALAPLIAPKSATEQSLLLRLKPPFWMEEAEPGYYLGTDEVGRDILSRILYGAQISLAVGFLGVLIGSVLGTLLGMLAGYFSGVVDEVIMLVADMQLAFPFILLAIAIIAVLGPDPAGAIPWKLIVIVGISGWMTYARVCRGVVLTIKEREFVQSVRALGGSDGRILLRHILPNILSPVIVLATLDLARLIILESTLSFLGLGVQPPAPSWGGMLGQGRQYLDTAWWLSTLPGLAIMLTTLAISRGGDWIRDMLDPTMRSG; encoded by the coding sequence ATGGCTGAACCGGCTGTCGCCCTCGCCGTGCCGTCCCCGCAGGTCATCCGCGGCGGCCCGACCTGGGGCTACCATCTCCGTCGCGTGCCGCCGGTCGTCTGGGTGTGCGCCGCCGTCCTGGTGCTCATGATTGGTGCGGCGGCGCTGGCGCCGCTGATCGCCCCGAAGAGTGCGACCGAGCAGTCGTTGCTGCTGCGGCTCAAGCCGCCGTTCTGGATGGAGGAGGCGGAGCCGGGCTACTACCTCGGGACGGACGAGGTAGGACGCGACATCCTCAGCCGGATTCTGTACGGGGCGCAGATCTCCCTGGCCGTCGGCTTCCTCGGCGTGCTGATCGGTTCGGTGCTGGGCACGCTGTTGGGTATGCTGGCCGGGTACTTCTCGGGCGTCGTCGACGAAGTCATCATGCTGGTCGCCGACATGCAGCTGGCGTTCCCGTTCATCCTGCTGGCCATCGCGATCATCGCCGTGCTCGGGCCGGACCCGGCCGGTGCGATCCCCTGGAAGCTGATCGTTATCGTCGGCATCAGCGGCTGGATGACCTACGCGCGGGTCTGTCGCGGCGTGGTGCTGACGATCAAGGAGCGCGAGTTCGTGCAGTCGGTGCGGGCGCTGGGCGGCTCGGATGGGCGCATCCTGCTGCGGCACATCCTGCCGAACATCCTGTCGCCGGTGATCGTCCTGGCGACCCTGGATCTGGCCCGCCTGATCATCCTCGAATCAACGTTGAGCTTCCTGGGGCTGGGCGTCCAGCCGCCAGCGCCATCCTGGGGTGGCATGCTCGGGCAGGGGCGTCAGTATCTCGATACGGCGTGGTGGCTGAGCACGTTGCCGGGGCTGGCGATCATGCTGACGACGCTGGCGATCAGCCGGGGTGGCGACTGGATCCGCGACATGCTGGACCCGACGATGCGCTCGGGGTGA
- the pdxT gene encoding pyridoxal 5'-phosphate synthase glutaminase subunit PdxT, which translates to MSDAAKSPTSSEFGGLTVGVLALQGAFVEHVQTIERLGATAREIRLPSDLEGIDGLIIPGGESTTIGKLLVHYELLAPLRTLVDRGFPIYGTCAGAILLAKDIGGLDQPLLATMDLVVKRNAFGRQLQSFETDLKIAGLGEQPFRAIFIRAPAITSVSEGVDVLAALDDGAIVAARQGSLLVSCFHPELTEDDRFHRAFLESVAAHRAAGQIPTAMVAITPSAST; encoded by the coding sequence ATGTCCGACGCTGCCAAGTCGCCCACGTCGTCCGAGTTCGGCGGCCTGACCGTCGGCGTGCTGGCGCTCCAGGGTGCATTCGTCGAGCACGTCCAGACGATCGAGCGCCTGGGCGCGACGGCCCGCGAGATCCGCCTGCCGTCCGACCTGGAGGGCATCGACGGGCTCATCATCCCCGGCGGCGAGAGCACGACCATCGGCAAGCTGCTGGTCCACTACGAGCTGCTCGCGCCGCTCCGGACGCTGGTGGACCGCGGCTTCCCGATCTACGGCACCTGCGCCGGCGCCATCCTGCTGGCGAAGGACATCGGCGGCCTGGATCAGCCGCTGCTCGCCACCATGGATCTCGTCGTCAAACGGAACGCTTTCGGCCGGCAGCTCCAGAGCTTCGAGACGGACCTCAAGATCGCCGGTCTGGGCGAGCAGCCGTTTCGGGCGATCTTTATCCGCGCACCGGCCATCACGTCGGTGAGCGAGGGCGTGGACGTGCTCGCCGCGCTCGACGACGGCGCCATCGTGGCGGCGCGTCAGGGGAGCCTGCTGGTGAGCTGCTTCCACCCCGAGCTGACCGAGGACGACCGCTTCCACCGGGCGTTCCTGGAGAGCGTTGCCGCGCACCGCGCCGCGGGGCAGATCCCCACGGCGATGGTCGCGATAACCCCATCGGCGTCAACCTGA